Part of the bacterium genome, TAAATCTTTTACTGATGAAGATAAAAAAAGAAAAAATAATTGGGAATCCATCGGGAAAAAACTTATTTAACAACACACCATGGAACATTCTTTGTAAAAATCAGGAGAACAAATATACAAAATGTGATATAATTCCAGACGAAAGGAAAATTAAATGCCAGAAATTTCCAGATTTTTAGGAATAATAATTTCGATGTATTATAATGAACATACACCGCCCCATTTCCATGCTAAATACGGTGAGTTTAGGGCATCTTTTTCTATAAATGAATTAAAAATTATTGAAGGGACTTTGCCTAAAAGAATAATTTCTCTAGTTCTGGAATGGGCTTTCCAACATAGAAATGAACTGCTTGAAGATTGGGAATTGGTTAAAAGAAAAGAAGAACTCAAAAAGATTGAACCTTTAGAATAGGAGGTTATTTTATGCATTGGATAACTGATGTAAAATATGTTGACGGACATAAATTAAAAGTAAAATTTGAAAATAATGAATATAAGATAGTCGATTTAAAATCACATCTTGACGGAAAAATATTTGAGCCTTTAAAAGATATCTCATATTTTAAAAATGTAACTCTCAATAAAGATATAGATACTGTAGTTTGGCCAAATAATGCTGATTTCTCACCTGATTTCCTCTACGAAGTAGGACAGACTATTAAATAGTAAATAAAAAATTTTAACAAGTGCAATGCAAGCGATGGCCTATGGCCACGCCTGATTTTTTAGCGTTCTCCCCTTCGCTACGCTCCGGGGAGAACGAGGCAGTTGAGCAGAGAACTCCTGTTTCACCCCTCCGCTCCGCTGCGGGGAGAACCAGGAGTTCGAACAGATGCCCTTGATGAGCGACAATTATAATTCCCAGTCAACGACAATTAAAATTCCCTAAAAACAGGCTGGGATGGTAACCT contains:
- a CDS encoding DUF4160 domain-containing protein yields the protein MPEISRFLGIIISMYYNEHTPPHFHAKYGEFRASFSINELKIIEGTLPKRIISLVLEWAFQHRNELLEDWELVKRKEELKKIEPLE
- a CDS encoding DUF2442 domain-containing protein is translated as MHWITDVKYVDGHKLKVKFENNEYKIVDLKSHLDGKIFEPLKDISYFKNVTLNKDIDTVVWPNNADFSPDFLYEVGQTIK